In Palaemon carinicauda isolate YSFRI2023 chromosome 21, ASM3689809v2, whole genome shotgun sequence, the following proteins share a genomic window:
- the LOC137615529 gene encoding uncharacterized protein: MTKDDSLVTVVDYSYQSSKDDSLVTVVDYSYQSSKDDSLVTVVDYSYQSSKDDSLVIVVDYSYQSSKDDSLVTVVDYSYQSSKDDSLVTVVDYSYQSSKDDSLVIVVDYSYQSSKDDSLVTVVDYSYQSSKDDSLVTVVDYSYQSSKDDSLVTVVDYSYQSSKDDSLSGNQKFRTPANEDCQHVAQVYGPSSPGFTC; this comes from the exons atgaccAAAG ATGACAGTCTAGTAACAGTTGTCGACTATTCTTACCAGTCCTCTAAAGATGACAGTCTAGTAACAGTTGTCGACTATTCTTACCAGTCCTCTAAAGATGACAGTCTAGTAACAGTTGTCGACTATTCTTACCAGTCCTCTAAAGATGACAGTCTAGTAATAGTTGTCGACTATTCTTACCAGTCCTCTAAAGATGACAGTCTAGTAACAGTTGTCGACTATTCTTACCAGTCCTCTAAAGATGACAGTCTAGTAACAGTTGTCGACTATTCTTACCAGTCCTCTAAAGATGACAGTCTAGTAATAGTTGTCGACTATTCTTACCAGTCCTCTAAAGATGACAGTCTAGTAACAGTTGTCGACTATTCTTACCAGTCCTCTAAAGATGACAGTCTAGTAACAGTTGTCGACTATTCTTACCAGTCCTCTAAAGATGACAGTCTAGTAACAGTTGTCGACTATTCTTACCAGTCCTCTAAAGATGACAGTCTA TCTGGTAATCAGAAATTTCGGACccccgccaatgaagattgtcaacacgttgcccaagtctacggaccaagctctcccGGTTTCACATGTTGA